A region of Nocardioides alkalitolerans DNA encodes the following proteins:
- a CDS encoding DNA-directed RNA polymerase subunit beta': protein MLDVNFFDQLRIGLATPDDIRGWSHGEVKKPETINYRTLKPERDGLFCEKIFGPTRDWECYCGKYKRVRFKGIICERCGVEVTRSKVRRERMGHIELAAPVTHIWYFKGVPSRLGYLLDLAPKDLEKVIYFAAYMITSVDEEARHRDLSSLEGKVAQQRELLEKRRDTSLEDRTKKLEEDLAALEAEGAKADAKRKVRDGAERELKQLRDRAQREIDRLNEVWDTFKSLKVQDLMGDEMLYREMKQWFGKYFEGFMGATAIQRRLADFDIEAEVESLRETIANGKGAKKVRALKRLKVVDAFRKTGNQPVGMVLDAVPVIPPELRPMVQLDGGRFATSDLNDLYRRVINRNNRLKRLLDLGAPEIIVNNEKRMLQEAVDSLFDNGRRGRPVTGPGNRPLKSISDMLKGKQGRFRQNLLGKRVDYSGRSVIVSGPQLKLHQCGLPKQMALELFKPFVMKRLVDLSHAQNIKSAKRMVERATSGARYAVVWDVLEEVITEHPVLLNRAPTLHRLGIQAFEPQLIEGKAIQIHPLVCGAFNADFDGDQMAVHLPLSAEAQAEARILMLSTNNILKPSDGRPVTMPSQDMIIGLFWLTTDREGEPGEGRAFRSPAEATMAFDRGEITLQSKITLRFDDVVAPVGEEVEVESSGSVRFTTTLGRAIFNDTLPADYPFVNYEVGKKQLGAIVNDLAERYTKVEVAASLDALKDTGFHWATRSGVTVSIDDVTTPDAAKAEILAESEKKATKIQKDFERGLLTDDERRQELIEIWTKAAADVRAAMQVNFDRKNPIYMMVDSGASGNMNQISQVAAMRGLVANPKGEIIPRPIKSNFREGLTVLEYFIATHGARKGLADTALRTADSGYLTRRLVDVSQDVIIREDDCGTERGLPKQIGERGEDGVVRKAENVETAAYARSAASEITHPETGDTLVEAGGDLGDVKIAELVAAGIEEVKVRSVLTCEAATGTCAKCYGRSLATGKLVDIGEAVGIIAAQSIGEPGTQLTMRTFHTGGVASADDITQGLPRVVELFEARSPKGRSPIAEAAGRVRIEDTDKARTVILTPDDGSEEQEYPVSKRLRLLISDGDHVEVGEKLTLGTEDPQDVLRILGVRAAQKHLVDEVQRVYRSQGVAIHDKHIEIIVRQMLRRVTVIESGDTNLLPSDLVDRVRFETENRRVVSEGGKPASGRPVLMGITKASLATESWLSAASFQETTRVLTDAAINGRSDSLRGLKENVIIGKLIPAGTGLERYRNVRVEPTEEARAAAYSVQGYDSYDYEFGNTGGGQAVALDDFDFGSYQA from the coding sequence GTGCTCGACGTCAACTTCTTCGACCAGCTCCGGATCGGCCTCGCTACTCCCGACGACATCCGCGGCTGGAGCCACGGCGAGGTCAAGAAGCCCGAGACCATCAACTACCGCACCCTGAAGCCGGAGCGCGACGGTCTCTTCTGCGAGAAGATCTTCGGTCCCACCCGGGACTGGGAGTGCTACTGCGGCAAGTACAAGCGCGTCCGCTTCAAGGGCATCATCTGCGAGCGCTGCGGCGTCGAGGTGACCCGGTCCAAGGTGCGCCGTGAGCGCATGGGCCACATCGAGCTGGCCGCGCCCGTGACCCACATCTGGTACTTCAAGGGTGTCCCCAGCCGTCTCGGCTACCTGCTCGACCTGGCGCCCAAGGACCTCGAGAAGGTCATCTACTTCGCGGCGTACATGATCACGTCCGTCGACGAGGAGGCGCGCCACCGCGACCTGTCCTCGCTCGAGGGCAAGGTCGCCCAGCAGCGCGAGCTGCTGGAGAAGCGTCGCGACACCTCCCTGGAGGACCGCACCAAGAAGCTCGAGGAGGACCTCGCGGCCCTCGAGGCCGAGGGTGCCAAGGCCGACGCGAAGCGCAAGGTCCGCGACGGTGCCGAGCGCGAGCTCAAGCAGCTCCGTGACCGCGCGCAGCGCGAGATCGACCGCCTCAACGAGGTCTGGGACACGTTCAAGAGCCTCAAGGTCCAGGACCTCATGGGCGACGAGATGCTGTACCGCGAGATGAAGCAGTGGTTCGGCAAGTACTTCGAGGGCTTCATGGGCGCCACGGCGATCCAGCGTCGCCTGGCCGACTTCGACATCGAGGCCGAGGTCGAGTCGCTGCGCGAGACGATCGCCAACGGCAAGGGTGCGAAGAAGGTCCGCGCGCTCAAGCGCCTCAAGGTCGTCGACGCGTTCCGCAAGACGGGCAACCAGCCCGTCGGCATGGTGCTCGACGCCGTCCCGGTGATCCCGCCGGAGCTCCGGCCGATGGTGCAGCTGGACGGTGGCCGCTTCGCGACCTCCGACCTCAACGACCTGTACCGCCGCGTCATCAACCGCAACAACCGCCTCAAGCGGCTGCTCGACCTCGGCGCACCCGAGATCATCGTTAACAACGAGAAGCGGATGCTCCAGGAGGCCGTCGACTCGCTGTTCGACAACGGCCGTCGTGGTCGCCCGGTGACGGGTCCGGGCAACCGGCCCCTGAAGTCGATCTCCGACATGCTCAAGGGCAAGCAGGGTCGCTTCCGCCAGAACCTCCTCGGCAAGCGCGTGGACTACTCGGGCCGTTCGGTCATCGTGTCGGGTCCGCAGCTGAAGCTGCACCAGTGCGGTCTGCCCAAGCAGATGGCGCTCGAGCTCTTCAAGCCGTTCGTGATGAAGCGGCTGGTGGACCTCTCCCACGCGCAGAACATCAAGTCCGCCAAGCGGATGGTGGAGCGCGCGACGTCCGGTGCCCGCTACGCGGTCGTCTGGGACGTGCTGGAGGAGGTCATCACGGAGCACCCGGTGCTGCTGAACCGTGCGCCCACGCTGCACCGTCTCGGCATCCAGGCGTTCGAGCCGCAGCTCATCGAGGGCAAGGCCATCCAGATCCACCCGCTCGTCTGCGGCGCGTTCAACGCCGACTTCGACGGTGACCAGATGGCCGTGCACCTGCCGCTGAGCGCCGAGGCGCAGGCCGAGGCCCGCATCCTCATGCTCTCGACCAACAACATCCTCAAGCCCTCCGACGGTCGTCCCGTGACGATGCCGTCGCAGGACATGATCATCGGCCTCTTCTGGCTGACGACCGACCGCGAGGGTGAGCCGGGCGAGGGCCGGGCGTTCCGGTCGCCGGCCGAGGCCACCATGGCCTTCGACCGGGGCGAGATCACGCTGCAGAGCAAGATCACGCTGCGCTTCGACGACGTCGTCGCGCCCGTCGGCGAGGAGGTGGAGGTCGAGTCGTCCGGCTCGGTGCGCTTCACGACCACGCTGGGTCGCGCGATCTTCAACGACACCCTGCCGGCCGACTACCCCTTCGTGAACTACGAGGTGGGCAAGAAGCAGCTGGGTGCGATCGTCAACGACCTCGCCGAGCGCTACACCAAGGTCGAGGTGGCCGCGTCGCTCGACGCGCTCAAGGACACCGGCTTCCACTGGGCGACCCGTTCGGGCGTCACCGTCTCCATCGACGACGTGACGACCCCGGACGCCGCGAAGGCGGAGATCCTGGCGGAGTCCGAGAAGAAGGCCACGAAGATCCAGAAGGACTTCGAGCGCGGTCTGCTCACCGACGACGAGCGTCGTCAGGAGCTCATCGAGATCTGGACCAAGGCCGCTGCCGACGTCCGGGCCGCGATGCAGGTCAACTTCGACCGCAAGAACCCCATCTACATGATGGTGGACTCGGGCGCGTCCGGAAACATGAACCAGATCAGCCAGGTGGCCGCCATGCGTGGTCTCGTGGCGAACCCGAAGGGCGAGATCATCCCGCGCCCGATCAAGTCCAACTTCCGCGAGGGCCTGACGGTCCTCGAGTACTTCATCGCGACGCACGGTGCCCGCAAGGGTCTCGCCGACACCGCTCTGCGGACGGCCGACTCGGGCTACCTCACGCGTCGTCTGGTGGACGTCTCGCAGGACGTGATCATCCGCGAGGACGACTGCGGCACCGAGCGCGGTCTGCCCAAGCAGATCGGCGAGCGCGGCGAGGACGGCGTCGTCCGCAAGGCGGAGAACGTCGAGACCGCGGCGTACGCGCGCTCGGCGGCGAGCGAGATCACCCACCCCGAGACGGGCGACACGCTCGTCGAGGCGGGCGGCGACCTGGGCGACGTCAAGATCGCGGAGCTGGTCGCGGCGGGCATCGAGGAGGTCAAGGTCCGCTCGGTCCTGACCTGCGAGGCCGCCACGGGCACCTGCGCGAAGTGCTACGGCCGGTCGCTGGCGACGGGCAAGCTCGTCGACATCGGCGAGGCCGTCGGCATCATCGCGGCCCAGTCGATCGGTGAGCCGGGCACGCAGCTGACGATGCGTACCTTCCACACCGGTGGTGTGGCGTCGGCCGACGACATCACGCAGGGTCTCCCGCGTGTGGTCGAGCTCTTCGAGGCGCGCTCCCCGAAGGGTCGTTCCCCGATCGCCGAGGCCGCCGGCCGCGTGCGCATCGAGGACACCGACAAGGCCCGCACGGTCATCCTCACGCCGGACGACGGCTCCGAGGAGCAGGAGTACCCGGTCTCGAAGCGCCTGCGCCTCCTGATCTCCGACGGTGACCACGTCGAGGTCGGCGAGAAGCTGACGCTGGGCACGGAGGACCCGCAGGACGTCCTGCGGATCCTGGGTGTGCGGGCCGCGCAGAAGCACCTCGTGGACGAGGTGCAGCGCGTGTACCGCAGCCAGGGCGTGGCGATCCACGACAAGCACATCGAGATCATCGTGCGGCAGATGCTGCGTCGCGTGACGGTCATCGAGTCGGGTGACACCAACCTGCTGCCCTCCGACCTCGTCGACCGCGTGCGGTTCGAGACGGAGAACCGGCGGGTCGTCTCCGAGGGCGGCAAGCCGGCCTCGGGTCGTCCGGTGCTCATGGGCATCACGAAGGCCTCGCTCGCGACCGAGTCGTGGCTCTCGGCGGCCTCCTTCCAGGAGACCACCCGGGTGCTCACGGACGCCGCGATCAACGGTCGCTCCGACAGCCTCCGCGGCCTGAAGGAGAACGTGATCATCGGCAAGCTGATCCCGGCGGGCACCGGTCTCGAGCGGTACCGCAACGTCCGGGTCGAGCCCACCGAGGAGGCCCGCGCCGCGGCGTACTCGGTGCAGGGCTACGACTCGTACGACTACGAGTTCGGCAACACGGGTGGCGGCCAGGCCGTCGCCCTGGACGACTTCGACTTCGGGTCCTACCAGGCCTGA
- the rpoB gene encoding DNA-directed RNA polymerase subunit beta codes for MAASNNAGNPRRITFAKIDEPLEVPQLLDLQTKSFQWLIGDEGWEAQVQARLDAGEDVSPKSGLEEIFEEISPIEDFSETMSLSFENPVFVDPKYTEDECKEKDFTYSRPLYVSAEFTNNETGEIKGQTVFMGDFPMMTRKGTFIINGTERVVVSQLVRSPGVYFERSADKTSDKDIYTSKVIPSRGAWLEFEIDKRDLVGVRLDRKRKQNVTVLLKALGMTTEEIREEFRNPATGETYESIALTLEKDNTTGQDDALLDIYRKLRPGEPPTREAAQTLLNNYYFNPKRYDLAKVGRYKINKKLGAGQAFDQQTLTIQDVVATVRYLVQLHDAGIVHEAPDFTDASGSVVMGPDDKPVKVAADDIDHFGNRRMRAVGELIQNQLRTGLARMERVVRERMTTQDVEAITPQSLINIRPVVAALKEFFGTSQLSQFMDQTNPIAGLTHKRRLSALGPGGLSRDRAGMEVRDVHHSHYGRMCPIETPEGPNIGLIGSLASFGRINPFGFVETPYRKVVEGQVTDQIDFLTADDEDRYVIAQANARLTEDLHFAEERVLVRQKDGEVGEIPAGEVDYMDVSPRQMVSVATALIPFLEHDDANRALMGANMQRQAVPLIRSDSPFVGTGMELRAAVDAGDVVLAEAAGVVKDVSADAIETMNDDGTYSTYRLAKFKRSNQGTCINQRPLVNEGDRLEIGTPIADGPCTDDAEMALGANLLVAFMPWQGHNYEDAIILSQRLVQEDMLTSIHIEEHEVDARDTKLGPEDITRDIPNVSEEMLADLDDRGIIRIGAEVTTGDILVGKVTPKGETELTPEERLLRAIFGEKAREVRDTSMKVPHGESGTVIGVRVFDREEGDELPPGVNQLVRVYVAQKRKISVGDKLAGRHGNKGVIAKILPIEDMPFMEDGTPVDVVLNPLGVPRRMNIGQILELHLGWLAKQGWDLNLSGDPESADWKQRLIAIGADKADPNSKVATPVFDGAREDEIIGLLDSTTLNRDGDRLIDHTGKARLLDGRSGEPFPEPVSVGYMYILKLHHLVDDKIHARSTGPYSMITQQPLGGKAQFGGQRFGEMEVWAMEAYGAAYALQELLTIKSDDVPGRVKVYEAIVKGENIPDSGIPESFKVLVKEMQSLCLNVEVLSQDGSMIELRDAEEDVFRAAEELGIDLSRREPSSVEEV; via the coding sequence TTGGCCGCGAGCAACAACGCTGGTAACCCCCGTCGCATCACTTTCGCGAAGATCGACGAGCCGCTGGAAGTCCCCCAGCTCCTCGATCTGCAGACCAAGAGCTTTCAGTGGCTCATCGGTGACGAGGGCTGGGAGGCCCAGGTCCAGGCCCGGCTCGACGCCGGCGAGGACGTCTCCCCCAAGTCGGGTCTCGAGGAGATCTTCGAGGAGATCTCCCCGATCGAGGACTTCTCCGAGACGATGTCGCTCTCGTTCGAGAACCCGGTCTTCGTGGACCCGAAGTACACGGAGGACGAGTGCAAGGAGAAGGACTTCACCTACTCCCGGCCGCTCTACGTCTCCGCCGAGTTCACCAACAACGAGACCGGTGAGATCAAGGGCCAGACGGTCTTCATGGGCGACTTCCCCATGATGACCCGCAAGGGCACCTTCATCATCAACGGCACCGAGCGCGTGGTCGTGAGCCAGCTCGTGCGCTCGCCCGGCGTCTACTTCGAGCGCTCCGCCGACAAGACGTCCGACAAGGACATCTACACCTCCAAGGTCATCCCCTCGCGCGGTGCGTGGCTCGAGTTCGAGATCGACAAGCGCGACCTCGTCGGCGTGCGTCTCGACCGCAAGCGCAAGCAGAACGTCACCGTGCTGCTCAAGGCGCTCGGCATGACGACCGAGGAGATCCGCGAGGAGTTCCGCAACCCCGCGACGGGCGAGACCTACGAGTCGATCGCGCTGACGCTGGAGAAGGACAACACCACCGGCCAGGACGACGCGCTGCTGGACATCTACCGCAAGCTGCGCCCGGGTGAGCCGCCGACGCGCGAGGCCGCGCAGACGCTGCTGAACAACTACTACTTCAACCCGAAGCGCTACGACCTCGCGAAGGTCGGCCGCTACAAGATCAACAAGAAGCTGGGCGCCGGCCAGGCCTTCGACCAGCAGACACTGACGATCCAGGACGTCGTCGCGACGGTCCGCTACCTCGTGCAGCTGCACGACGCGGGCATCGTGCACGAGGCGCCGGACTTCACCGACGCGTCGGGCTCCGTGGTGATGGGTCCGGACGACAAGCCGGTCAAGGTCGCCGCCGACGACATCGACCACTTCGGCAACCGCCGCATGCGCGCGGTCGGCGAGCTGATCCAGAACCAGCTCCGCACGGGCCTCGCCCGCATGGAGCGGGTCGTGCGCGAGCGCATGACGACGCAGGACGTCGAGGCGATCACGCCGCAGTCGCTCATCAACATCCGGCCGGTCGTGGCGGCGCTGAAGGAGTTCTTCGGCACCTCGCAGCTCAGCCAGTTCATGGACCAGACGAACCCGATCGCGGGCCTGACGCACAAGCGTCGTCTGTCCGCGCTCGGCCCGGGCGGTCTCTCGCGTGACCGCGCCGGCATGGAGGTCCGCGACGTCCACCACAGCCACTACGGCCGCATGTGCCCCATCGAGACCCCCGAGGGCCCGAACATCGGCCTGATCGGCTCGCTGGCGTCGTTCGGTCGGATCAACCCGTTCGGCTTCGTCGAGACGCCGTACCGCAAGGTCGTCGAGGGCCAGGTCACCGACCAGATCGACTTCCTCACGGCCGACGACGAGGACCGGTACGTCATCGCGCAGGCCAACGCGCGCCTGACCGAGGACCTGCACTTCGCCGAGGAGCGGGTGCTCGTCCGCCAGAAGGACGGCGAGGTCGGCGAGATCCCGGCCGGCGAGGTCGACTACATGGACGTCTCGCCGCGCCAGATGGTGTCGGTGGCGACCGCGCTCATCCCGTTCCTCGAGCACGACGACGCCAACCGCGCCCTCATGGGCGCGAACATGCAGCGTCAGGCCGTGCCGCTCATCCGCAGCGACTCGCCGTTCGTCGGCACCGGCATGGAGCTCCGTGCCGCGGTCGACGCCGGTGACGTGGTGCTCGCCGAGGCCGCGGGCGTCGTCAAGGACGTGTCGGCCGACGCGATCGAGACGATGAACGACGACGGCACGTACTCGACGTACCGCCTGGCGAAGTTCAAGCGCTCCAACCAGGGCACGTGCATCAACCAGCGCCCGCTGGTGAACGAGGGCGACCGCCTGGAGATCGGCACGCCGATCGCCGACGGCCCGTGCACGGACGACGCCGAGATGGCGCTGGGTGCGAACCTGCTCGTGGCGTTCATGCCGTGGCAGGGCCACAACTACGAGGACGCCATCATCCTCAGCCAGCGCCTCGTGCAGGAGGACATGCTCACCTCGATCCACATCGAGGAGCACGAGGTCGACGCGCGCGACACCAAGCTCGGCCCCGAGGACATCACGCGGGACATCCCGAACGTGTCCGAGGAGATGCTGGCCGACCTCGACGACCGGGGCATCATCCGGATCGGCGCCGAGGTCACCACCGGTGACATCCTCGTCGGCAAGGTGACGCCCAAGGGCGAGACCGAGCTGACCCCCGAGGAGCGCCTGCTCCGCGCGATCTTCGGCGAGAAGGCGCGCGAGGTGCGCGACACCTCGATGAAGGTGCCGCACGGTGAGTCCGGCACGGTCATCGGCGTCCGCGTCTTCGACCGCGAGGAGGGCGACGAGCTCCCGCCCGGCGTCAACCAGCTCGTGCGGGTGTACGTCGCGCAGAAGCGCAAGATCTCCGTGGGTGACAAGCTCGCCGGCCGTCACGGCAACAAGGGCGTCATCGCGAAGATCCTGCCGATCGAGGACATGCCGTTCATGGAGGACGGCACGCCGGTCGACGTCGTGCTCAACCCGCTGGGTGTGCCGCGACGCATGAACATCGGCCAGATCCTCGAGCTGCACCTCGGCTGGCTCGCGAAGCAGGGCTGGGACCTCAACCTGTCGGGCGACCCCGAGTCGGCCGACTGGAAGCAGCGCCTCATCGCGATCGGCGCCGACAAGGCGGACCCGAACTCGAAGGTCGCGACGCCCGTGTTCGACGGTGCCCGCGAGGACGAGATCATCGGCCTGCTCGACTCGACGACGCTCAACCGCGACGGCGACCGCCTCATCGACCACACGGGCAAGGCGCGCCTGCTCGACGGTCGCTCGGGCGAGCCGTTCCCGGAGCCGGTGTCGGTGGGCTACATGTACATCCTGAAGCTGCACCACCTCGTGGACGACAAGATCCACGCGCGCAGCACGGGCCCGTACTCGATGATCACGCAGCAGCCGCTCGGTGGTAAGGCCCAGTTCGGTGGCCAGCGGTTCGGCGAGATGGAGGTCTGGGCGATGGAGGCGTACGGCGCTGCCTACGCCCTCCAGGAGCTCCTCACCATCAAGTCGGACGACGTGCCGGGCCGCGTGAAGGTCTACGAGGCGATCGTCAAGGGCGAGAACATCCCCGACTCGGGCATCCCCGAGTCGTTCAAGGTGCTCGTCAAGGAGATGCAGTCGCTCTGCCTGAACGTCGAGGTCCTCAGCCAGGACGGCTCGATGATCGAGCTCCGCGACGCGGAGGAGGACGTGTTCCGCGCTGCAGAAGAGCTGGGCATCGACCTGTCCCGCCGCGAGCCCAGCTCGGTCGAAGAAGTCTGA
- a CDS encoding ABC transporter ATP-binding protein, which produces MGVEIKVDGLTKSFGNQVIWRDVSLTVPAGEICVMLGPSGTGKSVFLKALIGLLKPDTGSIVIEGTDIASCSEKDLYEIRKLFGVLFQDGAMFGSMNLYDNVAFPLREHTRKSESEIRDIVMEKMDLVGLVGAEDKLPGEISGGMRKRAGLARALVLDPEIVLFDEPDSGLDPVRTAFLNQLIVDLNAQIDATFLIVTHDINTARTVPDNIGLLYHKHLAMFGPREMLLSSEEPVVRQFLNAQRVGPIGMSEEKDANELAAEAGQELPPLPPIPMQLEPSNGIPRRSQRPPGEWCREHGVTPPPGSFQADAAIATR; this is translated from the coding sequence ATGGGTGTCGAGATCAAGGTCGACGGGCTGACCAAGTCGTTCGGCAATCAGGTGATCTGGCGGGACGTGTCGCTCACGGTCCCCGCGGGGGAGATCTGCGTGATGCTGGGCCCCTCGGGCACCGGCAAGTCGGTCTTCCTCAAGGCGCTGATCGGGCTGCTCAAGCCCGACACGGGCTCGATCGTGATCGAGGGCACCGACATCGCCTCGTGCTCGGAGAAGGACCTCTACGAGATCCGCAAGCTGTTCGGCGTGCTGTTCCAGGACGGCGCGATGTTCGGCTCGATGAACCTCTACGACAACGTCGCGTTCCCCCTGCGTGAGCACACCCGCAAGTCGGAGTCGGAGATCCGCGACATCGTCATGGAGAAGATGGACCTGGTCGGCCTGGTGGGCGCGGAGGACAAGCTGCCCGGTGAGATCTCCGGCGGCATGCGCAAGCGCGCCGGCCTGGCCCGGGCGCTGGTGCTCGACCCCGAGATCGTGCTGTTCGACGAGCCCGACTCCGGTCTGGACCCGGTGCGCACGGCGTTCCTGAACCAGCTGATCGTGGACCTGAACGCGCAGATCGACGCGACGTTCCTGATCGTGACCCACGACATCAACACCGCCCGCACGGTGCCGGACAACATCGGGTTGCTCTACCACAAGCACCTGGCGATGTTCGGTCCCCGCGAGATGCTGCTGAGCTCGGAGGAGCCGGTGGTGCGCCAGTTCCTCAACGCCCAGCGCGTGGGCCCGATCGGGATGTCGGAGGAGAAGGACGCCAACGAGCTCGCCGCCGAGGCCGGTCAGGAGCTCCCGCCGCTGCCGCCGATCCCGATGCAGCTCGAGCCCTCCAACGGCATCCCGCGCCGCAGCCAGCGTCCGCCGGGGGAGTGGTGCCGCGAGCACGGCGTCACCCCGCCCCCCGGGTCGTTCCAGGCCGACGCGGCGATCGCGACCCGCTGA
- the rplL gene encoding 50S ribosomal protein L7/L12 encodes MAKLSTEELLDAFKELTLIELSEFVKQFEETFGVTAAAPVAVAAAPGGGGGAADAGAAEEKDEFDVILEAAGDKKINVIKEVRALTSLGLKEAKELVEAAPKAVLEGVAKDAAEKAKEALEGAGATVTLK; translated from the coding sequence ATGGCGAAGCTCAGCACCGAGGAGCTCCTCGACGCGTTCAAGGAGCTCACGCTCATCGAGCTCTCCGAGTTCGTGAAGCAGTTCGAGGAGACGTTCGGCGTCACCGCGGCCGCCCCGGTCGCCGTTGCCGCTGCTCCGGGTGGCGGCGGCGGCGCTGCCGACGCCGGTGCGGCCGAGGAGAAGGACGAGTTCGACGTCATCCTCGAGGCCGCCGGTGACAAGAAGATCAACGTCATCAAGGAGGTGCGCGCCCTGACCTCCCTCGGCCTGAAGGAGGCCAAGGAGCTCGTCGAGGCGGCCCCCAAGGCCGTGCTCGAGGGCGTTGCGAAGGACGCGGCGGAGAAGGCCAAGGAGGCCCTCGAGGGCGCCGGCGCCACCGTCACGCTCAAGTGA